The following are encoded in a window of Paenibacillus polymyxa genomic DNA:
- a CDS encoding thioredoxin family protein has product MERIESQQQYQDLINGDGLTVVKFDTTWCPDCKTLDKFMDGIIEENADKRFFALDAEKFQPIADENQVRGIPSLLVFRNGEKIAHLHSKYAKTPAQISEYLTTLESKQ; this is encoded by the coding sequence ATGGAACGCATCGAATCTCAGCAGCAATATCAGGATTTAATTAACGGTGACGGTCTGACCGTCGTGAAATTTGATACAACCTGGTGTCCGGATTGCAAGACACTGGATAAATTTATGGACGGCATTATTGAGGAAAACGCGGATAAGCGCTTCTTTGCGCTTGATGCAGAGAAATTTCAGCCGATTGCCGACGAAAATCAAGTGCGCGGCATTCCGAGTCTGCTCGTGTTCCGTAATGGCGAAAAAATTGCTCATTTGCACAGCAAATACGCTAAAACGCCAGCTCAAATTTCGGAATATTTGACTACGCTGGAATCCAAACAATAA
- the bacA gene encoding undecaprenyl-diphosphate phosphatase produces the protein MDILSSIIMGIIEGLTEFLPVSSTGHMILTANLLGLNTENDTVKTFEVIVQLGAVLAVVVLYWRRFLSLFDFRRKISSQPRLNLLHIILAMIPAGLIGVLFRDVIKQYLFGPETVLYSLVIGGLLMIAAEKFHPPIRSYTLDEITYKQAFTIGVFQVLALWPGFSRSGSTMSGGLFARVSHTAAAEFTFLVSVPIMLGASGIDMIKSMDHLSMSDFPVFAAGFITAFIVGMLAIKTFLGLLKRLSLTTFAIYRFVLAAVFFFIIL, from the coding sequence GTGGATATTTTATCTTCTATTATTATGGGAATTATTGAAGGACTGACAGAGTTTTTGCCGGTCTCTTCGACGGGTCACATGATCCTCACGGCTAATCTTCTAGGATTAAACACAGAGAATGATACGGTCAAAACGTTTGAGGTTATCGTGCAATTAGGTGCTGTGCTGGCGGTCGTCGTATTATACTGGCGCAGATTCCTGAGTCTGTTTGATTTCAGACGCAAAATCTCGAGTCAGCCACGTCTAAACCTGTTACATATTATTTTAGCCATGATCCCTGCGGGCCTGATTGGCGTACTGTTCCGTGATGTAATTAAGCAATACCTGTTTGGTCCTGAAACGGTTTTATACAGTTTGGTGATCGGGGGCCTGCTCATGATCGCAGCTGAAAAATTTCATCCGCCTATTAGATCATATACGCTGGATGAGATCACGTACAAACAAGCATTTACCATCGGTGTGTTCCAAGTCCTAGCTCTGTGGCCAGGCTTCTCCCGTTCAGGCTCAACCATGTCTGGGGGCCTATTCGCACGTGTAAGCCATACGGCAGCCGCGGAATTTACATTCCTCGTATCTGTTCCGATCATGCTGGGTGCATCGGGTATTGATATGATCAAAAGTATGGATCATCTGTCTATGAGTGATTTTCCAGTGTTCGCGGCCGGCTTTATTACGGCCTTTATCGTCGGGATGCTGGCGATCAAAACATTCCTTGGTCTGCTCAAACGCTTGAGCCTGACTACGTTCGCCATTTACCGCTTCGTGCTGGCGGCTGTGTTCTTTTTCATTATTTTATAA
- a CDS encoding aldo/keto reductase, whose amino-acid sequence MKKNRLGSSDLLVGEIGLGCMSVGTEEQQGVYLIHEALDGGVNLLDTADLYQHGRNEEIVGAAIRGRRQEVILATKVGNRRLPGQEGWGWDPSKKYILSAVKESLRRLGTDYIDLYQLHGGTIDDPMDETIEAFEQLQREGVIRYYGISSIRPHVIREYVERSNIVSVMNQYSLLDRRAEEEVLSLLQERGISVIARGPVASGVLADEGEGKIAKGYLDYNEAELLDVRKQLKAFAGSDRSMGQTAIRYSLSHPTVAAVIPGASSLGQLEHNISAADIAPLTQQERQTLQQISRANRYDAQYR is encoded by the coding sequence ATGAAAAAAAACCGCCTGGGATCATCGGATTTGCTGGTAGGTGAAATTGGTTTGGGATGTATGTCGGTCGGTACGGAGGAGCAGCAAGGTGTTTACTTGATTCATGAAGCGCTAGACGGGGGCGTAAACCTGTTGGATACGGCAGATTTGTACCAGCACGGACGCAATGAAGAAATCGTGGGTGCAGCGATCCGTGGACGGCGGCAGGAGGTCATCCTGGCGACCAAGGTCGGCAATCGGCGTCTACCGGGGCAGGAGGGCTGGGGATGGGACCCATCCAAGAAATATATTCTGTCTGCTGTTAAAGAGAGCCTGCGTCGCCTTGGAACGGACTACATCGACCTGTATCAGCTGCACGGAGGGACGATTGACGATCCGATGGACGAAACCATAGAGGCTTTTGAGCAACTACAGCGGGAGGGCGTTATTCGTTACTATGGTATTTCCTCCATTCGCCCTCATGTCATCCGTGAATATGTTGAACGTTCGAATATCGTTAGTGTTATGAATCAGTATAGTTTACTGGATCGGCGTGCAGAGGAAGAGGTACTGTCTTTGCTTCAGGAGCGGGGAATTAGCGTGATTGCACGTGGGCCTGTGGCCAGTGGTGTATTGGCTGACGAAGGGGAAGGGAAGATAGCCAAGGGATATCTGGACTACAATGAAGCAGAGCTGCTGGATGTGCGTAAGCAATTAAAGGCATTTGCAGGGTCGGACCGTAGTATGGGTCAGACAGCTATTCGTTATAGCTTGTCACATCCGACGGTTGCTGCTGTGATCCCGGGTGCAAGCTCTTTGGGACAATTGGAGCATAATATTTCTGCTGCGGATATTGCACCGCTAACTCAACAAGAGCGGCAGACACTACAGCAAATCAGCCGAGCCAATCGTTATGATGCGCAATACCGCTGA
- a CDS encoding siderophore ABC transporter substrate-binding protein, with protein sequence MKKNMMFLTLMLALVLIVSACGTAAPATPEATGNGSSTATTESKTISVKHALDENPVQVKVNPKNVVVFDFGSLDTLDKLGVDVAAVAQQDLPTYLSKFKDSKYASAGTLFEPDYEKISDLSPELIIIGGRQADAYKELSKIAPTISMAVDTKDYINSFKKNVETLGQIFDKEDAAKQELAAIDSSIKAVHDKAVASKAKGLIVLTNEGSLSAYGSQSRFGIIHDAFGVTPVDPGIKVSTHGQKVSFEYVQQKNPDYIFVVDRGAVVVEEGKEQVTGKQTMENELVKKTNAFKNGHIVYLDPNYWYLSGNGLESVSEMIKEMDAAL encoded by the coding sequence ATGAAGAAAAATATGATGTTTTTAACGCTAATGCTTGCATTGGTACTGATTGTGTCGGCCTGTGGCACAGCAGCTCCGGCAACACCGGAAGCGACTGGCAACGGCTCTTCTACTGCAACAACGGAATCCAAAACCATCTCGGTCAAACACGCACTGGATGAAAACCCGGTACAAGTCAAAGTTAATCCAAAAAATGTCGTTGTCTTTGATTTCGGTTCATTGGATACGCTGGATAAGCTGGGCGTTGACGTTGCGGCAGTAGCGCAGCAGGATCTTCCTACGTATTTGAGCAAATTTAAAGATTCCAAATATGCAAGTGCGGGTACGCTGTTTGAACCGGATTACGAGAAAATCAGTGATCTGTCTCCTGAGCTGATCATCATCGGTGGCAGACAAGCTGATGCATATAAAGAGTTGAGTAAAATTGCACCGACCATTTCGATGGCTGTAGACACCAAGGATTATATCAATTCCTTTAAGAAAAACGTTGAAACACTAGGTCAAATCTTCGACAAAGAAGATGCTGCCAAGCAGGAACTGGCTGCGATTGATAGCTCCATCAAGGCCGTACATGACAAGGCTGTAGCGAGCAAAGCTAAAGGACTGATCGTGCTGACGAATGAAGGAAGCCTGAGCGCATATGGCTCACAATCTCGCTTCGGTATCATTCATGATGCTTTTGGCGTAACCCCTGTAGATCCTGGCATTAAAGTATCCACGCATGGTCAAAAGGTTTCTTTTGAATATGTACAGCAAAAAAATCCGGATTATATTTTTGTCGTTGACCGTGGGGCTGTGGTGGTCGAAGAAGGCAAGGAACAGGTTACAGGCAAACAAACCATGGAGAATGAACTGGTGAAGAAAACCAATGCATTTAAAAACGGTCATATTGTATACCTTGATCCTAACTACTGGTACCTGTCAGGTAATGGTCTAGAATCTGTGTCTGAAATGATCAAGGAAATGGATGCTGCACTGTAA
- a CDS encoding ABC transporter ATP-binding protein, which produces MVEVRNVSKRYGNKNVVDQVSVTVPKGTITSFIGPNGAGKSTLLSMISRLTDSDEGEILIDGQAVSLTKSEELARKISILKQTNDVNIRLTVKELVSFGRFPYSKGRLNSEDRKMVEQSMAYMGLEDMKDKHIDLLSGGQRQRAFIAMILAQDTEYILLDEPLNNLDMKHSVQIMKTLRGLVDDLGKTILVVLHDINFASCYSDYIVGMKDGRLLKQGTADEMIDSQVLKDLYDMDIPIQQIGDHKICVYFT; this is translated from the coding sequence ATGGTAGAAGTCAGAAACGTATCCAAACGCTACGGGAATAAAAATGTGGTGGATCAGGTATCCGTCACTGTACCTAAAGGCACGATTACCTCCTTTATTGGACCTAACGGCGCTGGAAAAAGCACTTTGTTGTCGATGATTAGTCGCCTGACTGACAGTGATGAGGGAGAAATCCTCATTGACGGGCAGGCCGTGAGCCTGACGAAAAGCGAGGAGCTAGCCCGGAAGATATCTATTTTAAAACAGACCAATGATGTCAATATTCGCTTAACCGTGAAGGAGCTGGTCAGCTTCGGCCGTTTTCCGTATTCCAAAGGCAGATTGAACAGCGAGGATCGCAAAATGGTGGAGCAGTCTATGGCCTACATGGGACTGGAGGATATGAAAGATAAGCATATTGATTTGCTTAGTGGGGGACAGCGACAGCGGGCTTTTATTGCCATGATTCTGGCTCAGGACACAGAATACATCCTGCTGGATGAGCCGCTGAACAATCTGGATATGAAGCATTCGGTTCAGATTATGAAGACGCTGCGCGGTTTGGTGGATGATCTCGGCAAAACGATTCTGGTCGTGTTGCATGACATTAATTTTGCCTCCTGCTATTCAGACTATATTGTAGGGATGAAGGATGGCAGGTTGCTAAAACAAGGAACGGCTGACGAGATGATTGATAGTCAGGTATTAAAGGATTTGTACGATATGGATATTCCGATTCAACAGATTGGTGACCATAAAATTTGCGTTTATTTCACTTAG
- a CDS encoding iron chelate uptake ABC transporter family permease subunit, with the protein MNPKLKIGILAAAALVLIAAFVFIDLPHTWHYALPRRLKKIAAFILTGGSIAFATVIFQTVTNNKILTPGIIGLDSLYMLIQTTIIFAFGSVPFISTSKELNFLLSVGLMVLFAGLLYKLIFRKDGRGIYVLLLIGLVFGTLFNSLSTFMEVLIDPNEFAKIQDKSFASFSNVNTELLWLSVFILVLVFAYAWRFIKYLDVLSLGREHAINLGLPYGFIIKRLLVIVAILISISTALVGPITFLGLIVANVAYQVMKTYQHRYIIPASICVSVIALAGCQLLAERVFDLSTTVSVIINFIGGVYFLYLLLRENKSW; encoded by the coding sequence ATGAATCCTAAATTAAAAATCGGAATATTAGCCGCTGCCGCGCTTGTGTTGATTGCTGCTTTCGTGTTTATAGATCTTCCGCACACCTGGCATTACGCGCTGCCACGACGATTGAAAAAGATCGCAGCCTTCATTCTGACAGGTGGCTCCATTGCTTTTGCAACCGTTATTTTCCAGACGGTTACGAATAATAAAATTTTGACTCCCGGTATTATCGGGCTGGATTCACTGTATATGCTGATTCAGACGACGATTATTTTTGCATTTGGTTCCGTACCCTTCATTTCGACCAGCAAAGAATTGAACTTTTTGCTATCGGTGGGGCTGATGGTGCTGTTCGCAGGACTGCTATACAAATTAATTTTCCGCAAAGATGGACGCGGGATTTATGTACTTTTGCTGATTGGTTTGGTGTTCGGCACGCTGTTTAACAGTTTATCTACCTTTATGGAGGTACTGATTGATCCGAACGAATTTGCGAAAATCCAGGACAAGAGCTTTGCCAGCTTCAGTAATGTAAACACCGAGCTGCTGTGGCTTTCTGTATTCATTCTTGTGCTCGTATTCGCTTATGCTTGGAGATTCATCAAGTATCTGGACGTGCTGTCGCTGGGACGGGAGCATGCGATTAACCTGGGTCTTCCTTATGGTTTTATCATTAAAAGGCTGCTGGTAATTGTAGCGATTCTCATTTCCATTTCTACAGCGCTTGTCGGGCCGATTACGTTTCTCGGATTAATTGTGGCCAATGTGGCTTATCAGGTGATGAAAACCTATCAGCATCGTTATATTATTCCGGCCTCCATCTGTGTTAGCGTCATTGCATTGGCAGGGTGCCAACTGCTGGCAGAAAGAGTATTTGACTTATCGACAACGGTCAGTGTCATTATTAACTTTATCGGGGGGGTGTACTTCCTGTATCTTTTGCTGCGGGAGAATAAGTCATGGTAG
- a CDS encoding alpha/beta hydrolase encodes MKGHIDEILLDGYLVHIYTPPVSVNHNELYPVLYVQDGSSLFLSGLDELERGFSTEELPRVVLVGIEPVNRLDDYTPWKAAALVEGRPAFGGGGDAYLAFVVTKVMPYVEARYPVRTGSEHTGIIGASLGGLISMYAVFKYKDVFGRVGSISGSYWYPGMIDYMQSASCATVRDGTHRLYISVGTREGEGKTNVQKDMVPLTLQAHEVLRTQGLGAKDVLLELDQDAVHRVDCFQRQFPKAVQWLFG; translated from the coding sequence ATGAAAGGTCATATAGATGAAATTCTATTAGATGGGTACCTTGTACACATCTATACACCTCCCGTCTCCGTGAATCATAATGAGCTGTATCCTGTGCTGTATGTGCAGGATGGCAGCTCTTTATTTCTAAGCGGGTTGGATGAGTTGGAAAGAGGTTTTTCTACGGAAGAGCTGCCCCGTGTGGTGCTGGTAGGTATTGAGCCCGTAAATCGACTGGATGATTACACGCCTTGGAAGGCAGCGGCTTTAGTAGAAGGAAGACCTGCTTTTGGCGGTGGCGGAGATGCCTATTTGGCGTTTGTGGTTACAAAAGTAATGCCGTACGTCGAGGCAAGATATCCAGTGCGCACTGGATCGGAGCATACGGGGATCATTGGCGCCTCATTGGGCGGATTAATTTCCATGTATGCCGTATTCAAGTATAAGGACGTATTCGGACGCGTCGGTTCCATCTCAGGCTCGTATTGGTATCCGGGTATGATTGATTATATGCAATCTGCATCTTGTGCAACTGTGAGGGATGGGACACATCGCTTGTATATATCTGTCGGGACCCGTGAAGGTGAAGGGAAGACGAATGTACAAAAAGATATGGTTCCGCTGACCCTCCAGGCACACGAGGTGCTGCGGACACAGGGACTGGGTGCAAAAGATGTGCTTCTTGAGCTGGATCAGGATGCGGTACATCGTGTGGATTGTTTTCAGCGTCAATTTCCTAAGGCCGTCCAATGGCTGTTCGGATAG